The following are encoded together in the Romeriopsis navalis LEGE 11480 genome:
- the crtR gene encoding beta-carotene hydroxylase, whose product MSPATISSKSAETAATAVGINAGGGGDPVMMREASADHTGSVGPAQSQTFKQGECGVMSEAKLPLMVPRDLLGPPKEFWNPNLLMFCASVAMAVVSTAGYFIIHWAGWISFLLNMVALHMVGTVIHDACHGAAHQDRRMNAFLGHGSAFMLFFSFPVFTRVHQQHHANVNDPKNDPDHIVSTFGPLWFINARFLYHEVFFFQRKLWRKNELWEWVIARASAVAILAVAWHFGFIHYIFNYWFSPLAIVGLVLGLFFDYLPHRPFTERDRWLNARVYPSRLLNLLIGGQNYHLVHHLWPSVPWYKYEAAYYEMKPLLDAKGSPQSLGILESKKDFWGVVYDTFIGIHWNHGKSEPEKAAQKPERLESKEPIVMPMIQKSIDRKAS is encoded by the coding sequence GTGAGCCCTGCTACTATTTCATCGAAATCGGCTGAAACAGCGGCAACTGCCGTAGGCATAAATGCTGGTGGCGGTGGCGATCCTGTTATGATGCGTGAGGCGAGTGCTGACCACACTGGTAGTGTTGGTCCAGCACAAAGCCAAACTTTTAAACAAGGGGAGTGTGGTGTGATGTCGGAGGCAAAACTGCCCCTGATGGTGCCGAGAGATTTGCTTGGCCCGCCAAAGGAATTTTGGAATCCGAACCTGTTGATGTTCTGTGCCTCAGTGGCGATGGCAGTGGTTTCAACAGCGGGCTATTTCATTATTCATTGGGCTGGCTGGATTAGTTTCTTACTGAATATGGTGGCCCTACATATGGTGGGCACCGTAATCCATGATGCCTGTCATGGTGCAGCACATCAGGACCGTCGAATGAACGCATTTTTGGGGCATGGCAGTGCCTTTATGCTGTTTTTCTCGTTCCCGGTGTTTACGCGGGTTCACCAGCAGCATCATGCGAATGTGAATGATCCCAAGAACGACCCTGACCATATTGTGTCCACCTTCGGCCCACTGTGGTTTATCAACGCCCGCTTCCTCTACCATGAGGTATTCTTCTTCCAGCGCAAATTGTGGCGCAAGAATGAATTGTGGGAATGGGTGATTGCCAGAGCTTCAGCGGTTGCCATCTTGGCGGTGGCATGGCACTTTGGCTTTATCCACTATATTTTCAACTACTGGTTCTCGCCGTTGGCGATCGTCGGCCTCGTCCTTGGCTTGTTCTTCGACTATCTGCCCCATCGCCCATTTACGGAGCGCGATCGGTGGCTGAATGCGCGGGTTTACCCGAGCCGCTTGCTCAACCTGCTGATTGGCGGTCAGAACTATCACTTGGTGCATCATCTCTGGCCTTCGGTGCCCTGGTATAAGTACGAAGCGGCCTACTATGAAATGAAGCCATTGCTGGATGCCAAGGGATCGCCCCAAAGCCTCGGGATTTTGGAATCGAAGAAGGACTTCTGGGGGGTGGTGTACGACACCTTTATTGGTATTCACTGGAATCACGGTAAATCGGAGCCAGAGAAAGCCGCTCAGAAACCGGAACGTCTGGAATCGAAAGAGCCGATCGTCATGCCGATGATTCAGAAGTCTATCGATCGCAAGGCAAGCTAA